Proteins from a genomic interval of Pseudomonadota bacterium:
- a CDS encoding TonB-dependent receptor has product MPSYSFKQSLYAAVCVLVTSAVGVPAVAHENEDVLDEIIIKAGRWQNPTGAAVSASEGLVGQVEIDSRPRLRTGEILEVVPGLIVTQHSGSGKSNQMFLRGFNLDHGTDFATWVDGMPVNKPTHGHGQGYTDLNFIMPELIRTVEYRKGPYYAEVSDFSSAGAAYMSTFNRLDDGMIKLGVGENGYTRLFGANSLEVGGGDLLIGGQSHFFDGPWVGVEEDLKRYTGLARYHRKTDSNEWNVMFMAYDAEWDSADQVPQRAVQSGLVDEFGTIDDTVGGDTSRFSLSGSWHQDFANGSLRARGYWIDYELDLFSNFTYFLDDPVNGDQFEQVDDRQVFGGDLVWEFPRKGRHSQSVGLMIRHDDIDEVGLFRTSERQRLSTVRQDTVSQTSVGAYYDLNTEWNEQWRTSVGLRADYYHFDVERSTLDVNTGSDSELLITPKLNVIYGFSDSTEAFFSAGRAFHSNDARGVTIVTDPVTGDPAERVDPLVASDGAEIGFRTVLDQRLNVSASLWYLELESELLFVGDAGNTEASRPSRRYGLEIPLYYRFNDIWTVDVELSLSRAQFKGDDPGGDEIPGSLDRVVSAGISAQTRTGWYGSARMRHFGKRPLIEDNSVQSDPSTVFNMSVGYRVNNWDLRLDVLNLFDETDDDITYFYTSRLPGEPAEGVDDIHYHPMESRSLRAHITWRF; this is encoded by the coding sequence GTGCCTTCTTATTCATTTAAGCAATCTCTTTATGCAGCAGTGTGCGTGCTCGTAACCAGTGCCGTGGGCGTGCCGGCTGTGGCGCACGAAAACGAAGATGTTCTCGATGAGATCATCATTAAAGCGGGCCGATGGCAAAACCCGACCGGAGCGGCGGTTTCCGCGTCGGAAGGCCTGGTCGGGCAAGTCGAGATCGACTCGCGCCCGCGGCTACGAACCGGCGAGATTTTGGAGGTGGTGCCCGGCCTAATCGTGACACAGCACAGTGGCAGTGGAAAATCTAATCAGATGTTCCTTCGTGGCTTTAATCTTGACCACGGCACCGACTTTGCCACGTGGGTTGACGGTATGCCCGTCAACAAGCCAACCCACGGACATGGTCAAGGTTATACCGATCTCAACTTCATTATGCCGGAGCTCATTCGAACCGTTGAGTATCGCAAGGGCCCGTATTACGCCGAAGTTTCCGATTTCTCATCGGCCGGCGCTGCTTACATGTCCACCTTCAATCGCCTCGACGACGGTATGATTAAACTCGGTGTCGGTGAAAACGGTTATACCCGACTGTTCGGCGCAAACAGCCTAGAAGTCGGTGGTGGCGACTTGCTCATCGGCGGCCAGTCGCATTTCTTTGATGGACCGTGGGTAGGTGTTGAGGAAGATCTGAAACGCTACACCGGACTGGCACGCTACCACCGCAAAACGGATTCGAATGAGTGGAACGTCATGTTCATGGCTTACGACGCCGAGTGGGATTCGGCCGATCAGGTCCCACAGCGCGCCGTGCAAAGCGGACTGGTTGATGAGTTTGGCACCATTGACGACACCGTGGGGGGTGACACCTCACGCTTTAGTTTGTCGGGTAGCTGGCATCAAGATTTCGCTAACGGCAGTTTGCGTGCCCGAGGTTACTGGATCGACTACGAGTTGGACTTGTTTTCGAATTTCACGTATTTCCTGGACGATCCGGTCAATGGCGATCAGTTTGAGCAGGTCGATGATCGGCAGGTTTTTGGCGGCGATCTGGTTTGGGAATTCCCACGGAAAGGTCGGCATAGTCAAAGCGTCGGGTTGATGATCCGTCACGATGACATTGACGAAGTGGGACTGTTTCGTACCAGCGAACGCCAGCGCCTGAGCACCGTACGTCAAGACACCGTTTCTCAAACGAGCGTGGGTGCGTACTACGATCTGAACACCGAGTGGAACGAACAATGGCGCACAAGTGTTGGACTGCGTGCCGATTACTATCACTTCGACGTAGAGCGCAGCACCCTCGATGTCAACACTGGGAGTGATAGCGAACTATTGATTACCCCTAAACTCAACGTGATTTACGGTTTCAGCGATAGCACAGAGGCATTCTTCAGTGCGGGTCGCGCGTTTCATAGTAACGACGCGCGCGGGGTTACGATTGTGACGGATCCGGTCACAGGGGATCCAGCGGAACGGGTTGATCCACTGGTTGCGTCGGACGGTGCAGAGATCGGGTTTCGCACGGTGCTGGATCAACGTTTGAATGTATCCGCGTCGCTTTGGTACTTAGAGCTTGAATCCGAGCTGCTATTTGTCGGCGATGCAGGTAACACCGAAGCCAGCCGTCCAAGCCGGCGCTACGGTCTCGAGATTCCGCTTTACTATCGATTCAACGATATCTGGACAGTGGATGTCGAGCTCTCGCTAAGCCGAGCACAATTTAAAGGAGACGATCCCGGTGGGGACGAAATTCCAGGGTCGCTCGATCGCGTGGTGTCAGCCGGTATATCGGCGCAAACCCGAACCGGCTGGTACGGCAGCGCGCGTATGCGTCATTTTGGAAAGCGACCGCTGATCGAAGACAACAGTGTGCAATCCGATCCATCCACCGTGTTTAATATGAGCGTCGGCTACCGCGTCAATAACTGGGACTTGAGACTCGACGTGCTCAATCTCTTTGATGAGACCGACGATGACATCACCTACTTCTACACATCCCGTCTCCCCGGAGAGCCAGCCGAGGGCGTAGACGATATTCACTACCACCCTATGGAATCGCGTTCACTGCGTGCCCATATCACCTGGCGTTT
- a CDS encoding pilin, whose protein sequence is MKNKGFSLIELMVVVAILGILSSYVLPELSGRIVSKQVGEGIGLSTAYQETIVDYYKTNGRFPPDNSALGIPPPDKIIGNYTTKLAIENGAIHITFGNHVHKALASKVLSLRPLTVPSSPKSPISWTCGYREAPNGMQPNGENKTNTIRHMTPLHCL, encoded by the coding sequence ATGAAGAACAAAGGCTTTTCCCTCATAGAATTGATGGTTGTCGTTGCCATTTTGGGCATTCTGTCCAGTTACGTTTTGCCCGAACTCTCCGGTCGAATCGTCTCAAAACAGGTGGGCGAAGGCATCGGATTAAGCACTGCGTATCAGGAGACAATCGTCGACTATTACAAAACAAACGGTCGATTTCCGCCCGACAACTCGGCGCTTGGTATCCCGCCGCCAGACAAAATCATTGGCAACTACACGACCAAGCTCGCGATTGAAAACGGTGCCATTCACATTACGTTTGGCAACCACGTCCACAAAGCACTTGCGAGTAAGGTGTTGTCGCTGCGACCCTTGACGGTCCCAAGCAGCCCGAAAAGCCCGATCAGTTGGACGTGCGGCTATCGCGAGGCGCCGAATGGCATGCAACCCAATGGCGAGAACAAAACGAACACCATTCGACATATGACACCTCTGCACTGTCTGTAG
- a CDS encoding S8 family serine peptidase: MTHTQRHSIGLLAILTALGGWSTAAIAETVIGEDGLTYQVESTQPKQGLDKIAPSLRLAGDNDTIDVIIYMARPAPEAGKPDPVEQTKAQHRAIIDSIGEQMRSIRRADWPSKSLTEDEEKEYMRSIANKPMAAAKQAQLDTLKRQLDEARTVMHKAVSDAIVAAGSSERAAMRNNIQSAGGTVTSEVPLVHALGASIKASMLQSLAFDNRVIEILPNRPADYELEVSTAAVGFPTYHNAGIDGSGVFDVGIIDTGVQENHPNLSPAEGFFTNAASPTDTDQEVGHGTHVTGIVASNHSTIEGGVPNVGAIIWEIAGSQATTMSRMHNLASDFAQSPEAVNHSLGYGIANDVDYNANDSFYDAYVENFNIMVTKSTGNRGWTTTDPGDPNITITHPATAYNLLAVANMNDRGTVGRSDDIRSTSSSVGPTVAGRRKPDISAPGTSINSTNFYWPGSGSLPYNGCNGPSEPGTDNIDDFCMLSGTSMAAPHVAAGILLMEDAGNTLPRSQKAVMLNTADAWTSNDTSTTSDDGQVSSASCSGTNCDTLWDKAYGWGYMDLAEAHFNNNDYFNGSVFPRNDNATEDDYRLYKGTMFTNEKATLTWHKRADTYVDGGPSTGQRSIGDLNLRLYSNTTGARLDNDLTPNDNVHQVVAPSSGEAVIKVYSWSTSFDGTGAIPFTLATEENFQSVNPPSFDASPLIPVVGPFQTFEVGTIVANNGTTGAHSTNVAIGNLAGVTGDNSSTNVGTIAEGSTETAYFDLTTNGLSSGSYFIPVTVTSNSYDETYTNSIPDGVQFIVETNAPTSDCTLTTSNTNETTIEVSWTASDGFLGTGVDIAQLYVRTPGSGVYQYTGMVQNGLSGSFNYVTGDGDGIYFFAIRARDNGGNWESFPVSNDCFTFRDTVRPESVVSTPTFVAGGTIPMTFAVSDVSPSSGLEFVDFWYYKEPAGPWTYTGEFSTNNNGVINWLPPGPGVYHFNSRAKDRAQNLELGTFSPPPGDTATNYGGIDSDGDGVLDLADNCTVHPNPAQRDTNGDGYGNVCDPDLNNDGVVNFVDIQIWTEVFNEACGDVDEDLNGDGVCNFIDYQVFPAFFLQPPGPSGVAP; the protein is encoded by the coding sequence ATGACACACACGCAACGACACTCTATTGGCCTGCTGGCCATATTGACCGCCTTAGGGGGCTGGTCAACGGCAGCGATAGCCGAAACGGTCATCGGCGAAGATGGGCTCACCTATCAAGTCGAATCGACTCAACCAAAACAAGGGCTGGACAAAATTGCGCCGAGCCTGCGCCTTGCGGGCGACAATGACACAATCGATGTGATCATTTACATGGCACGCCCCGCACCGGAAGCAGGCAAACCTGATCCGGTTGAACAAACCAAAGCTCAGCACCGCGCCATTATCGACAGCATCGGTGAACAGATGCGCAGCATCCGACGCGCGGATTGGCCAAGCAAATCACTGACCGAAGATGAAGAAAAAGAATACATGCGGTCAATTGCAAACAAGCCGATGGCCGCCGCCAAGCAAGCGCAGCTCGACACGCTCAAGCGCCAACTCGACGAAGCCCGTACCGTCATGCACAAAGCGGTGAGTGATGCGATCGTGGCCGCCGGCAGTAGCGAACGCGCCGCGATGCGCAACAATATCCAAAGCGCGGGCGGCACCGTGACATCGGAAGTGCCACTCGTACACGCGTTGGGCGCTTCGATTAAAGCAAGCATGCTGCAGTCGTTAGCGTTCGATAACCGGGTGATTGAAATTCTGCCCAACCGACCTGCCGATTATGAGCTAGAGGTCAGCACGGCGGCTGTGGGTTTCCCGACCTACCACAATGCGGGTATCGATGGCAGCGGTGTGTTTGATGTCGGCATTATCGACACCGGTGTTCAGGAGAATCACCCGAACCTGTCACCAGCCGAAGGTTTTTTTACGAATGCCGCATCGCCTACCGATACCGATCAGGAAGTTGGACACGGCACACACGTCACTGGCATCGTTGCCAGCAATCACTCAACGATTGAAGGCGGCGTACCCAATGTGGGCGCCATCATCTGGGAGATCGCAGGCAGTCAAGCGACGACCATGAGCCGGATGCATAACCTCGCGTCGGATTTTGCGCAGTCTCCGGAAGCGGTTAACCACAGTCTTGGCTACGGTATTGCCAACGACGTCGATTACAACGCCAATGACAGCTTTTACGACGCCTATGTCGAAAACTTCAACATTATGGTCACCAAATCGACGGGTAACCGTGGTTGGACGACCACGGATCCAGGCGATCCGAACATCACCATTACGCATCCCGCCACCGCCTACAACCTGTTAGCGGTCGCAAACATGAACGATCGCGGCACAGTCGGGCGATCGGATGACATACGCAGCACCTCGTCAAGTGTTGGTCCAACGGTTGCAGGGCGACGAAAGCCGGATATTTCCGCGCCGGGTACGAGCATTAATTCGACCAACTTCTATTGGCCTGGCTCCGGCTCACTGCCCTACAACGGCTGCAATGGACCGTCGGAACCTGGCACAGATAACATTGACGACTTTTGTATGTTGTCGGGCACCAGTATGGCCGCACCCCATGTGGCGGCAGGCATTTTGCTTATGGAAGATGCGGGCAACACGCTGCCACGGTCTCAAAAAGCCGTGATGCTGAACACCGCTGATGCGTGGACCAGTAACGACACGTCAACCACTTCCGACGATGGTCAGGTGTCTTCAGCAAGCTGTAGTGGAACCAATTGCGATACGTTGTGGGACAAAGCCTATGGCTGGGGATACATGGATTTGGCTGAGGCGCATTTCAATAACAATGACTACTTCAACGGCAGCGTATTCCCACGCAATGACAATGCGACGGAAGACGACTACCGCCTCTACAAAGGCACCATGTTTACCAACGAAAAAGCCACTCTTACGTGGCATAAGCGTGCAGACACGTATGTGGACGGCGGCCCGTCGACGGGTCAACGATCAATCGGTGACCTGAACCTTCGACTGTACTCAAACACGACTGGCGCGCGACTTGATAATGACCTCACGCCAAACGACAACGTGCATCAGGTCGTTGCGCCATCCTCCGGCGAGGCAGTGATCAAGGTGTATTCATGGAGTACAAGCTTTGATGGCACCGGCGCGATCCCGTTTACGCTCGCGACCGAAGAGAACTTCCAGTCGGTGAATCCGCCGAGCTTTGATGCCAGCCCACTGATTCCGGTTGTTGGGCCCTTCCAAACGTTTGAAGTCGGCACGATTGTCGCCAACAACGGCACGACCGGTGCACACTCAACCAATGTGGCCATCGGCAACCTGGCCGGTGTCACCGGTGACAACTCCAGCACCAATGTCGGTACGATCGCTGAGGGCAGTACAGAAACCGCCTACTTCGATTTGACGACCAATGGCTTGAGTTCCGGTAGCTACTTTATTCCAGTCACCGTTACGAGCAACAGCTACGATGAAACGTACACCAACTCAATACCGGACGGCGTGCAGTTTATTGTTGAAACCAACGCGCCAACCAGTGATTGCACACTAACGACCAGCAACACCAACGAGACGACGATCGAAGTATCGTGGACTGCATCTGACGGGTTCTTAGGTACCGGTGTCGACATCGCGCAGCTTTACGTTCGAACACCCGGAAGTGGCGTATATCAGTATACCGGTATGGTTCAGAACGGTCTGTCCGGCTCCTTTAACTACGTCACCGGCGATGGCGACGGCATTTACTTCTTCGCGATCCGTGCTCGGGATAACGGCGGTAACTGGGAGAGCTTCCCGGTTAGCAACGACTGCTTCACGTTCCGTGACACGGTGCGACCCGAATCGGTTGTCAGCACACCCACCTTCGTAGCTGGCGGCACCATTCCGATGACATTCGCGGTATCGGATGTGTCCCCCTCGAGTGGGCTTGAGTTCGTCGACTTTTGGTACTACAAGGAGCCAGCCGGTCCTTGGACGTATACCGGCGAGTTCTCGACTAACAACAACGGAGTGATCAACTGGCTGCCACCTGGCCCAGGCGTGTACCACTTTAACTCGCGCGCCAAAGACCGAGCGCAAAACCTTGAACTGGGCACCTTCTCTCCACCACCGGGTGACACGGCCACCAACTACGGCGGCATAGACAGCGATGGCGACGGCGTCCTCGACCTGGCCGACAACTGCACGGTACACCCAAACCCCGCGCAGCGTGACACGAATGGGGATGGATACGGCAACGTGTGCGACCCAGACCTAAACAATGACGGCGTGGTGAACTTCGTCGACATTCAAATCTGGACCGAAGTGTTCAATGAAGCCTGTGGGGACGTCGACGAAGACCTCAATGGCGATGGTGTGTGCAACTTCATCGACTACCAGGTGTTCCCAGCGTTCTTCTTACAGCCACCAGGACCGAGTGGTGTAGCGCCCTAA
- a CDS encoding DUF1826 domain-containing protein produces the protein MKPALWHTTVGNQAVHHKIRQPIIGNRPEILSEVFQSSTNIVVWKRKLSDRLQQECARFVVANPGLSLSMVVERANATSSISPIFGGQEADRITTSVVALVDLFCALFELKKTRLQLATVNHAMCPRFHADHLPCRLVTTYHGVCTEWLAHESVDRTKLGPGSGGLPDHKTGLYTHSSDIHRLECGDVALFKGETWAGNENAGLVHRSPAVPIGQARLLLTLDY, from the coding sequence ATGAAACCGGCGCTTTGGCACACTACTGTGGGTAATCAGGCCGTTCATCATAAGATTCGGCAGCCGATCATTGGCAACCGGCCAGAAATTCTATCCGAGGTGTTTCAATCGAGCACCAACATCGTCGTATGGAAACGCAAACTGAGCGATCGACTGCAGCAAGAATGTGCGCGGTTTGTGGTTGCCAACCCTGGTTTGAGCCTGTCGATGGTCGTTGAGCGTGCAAACGCCACTTCCTCTATCAGTCCAATTTTCGGCGGGCAAGAGGCGGATCGCATTACGACCAGTGTTGTCGCTTTGGTTGATCTTTTCTGCGCGTTGTTTGAGCTGAAAAAGACTCGGCTGCAACTGGCAACCGTGAATCATGCGATGTGCCCTCGCTTCCACGCAGATCATCTGCCGTGTCGACTTGTCACCACGTATCACGGCGTCTGTACCGAATGGCTTGCACATGAATCGGTCGACAGAACGAAACTGGGACCCGGCAGTGGCGGTCTGCCGGATCATAAAACGGGTTTGTATACACATTCATCTGATATTCATCGTCTTGAATGCGGCGACGTCGCGCTTTTTAAAGGCGAAACCTGGGCCGGTAATGAAAACGCCGGGCTTGTCCATCGGTCGCCAGCGGTTCCCATCGGTCAAGCTCGCTTATTGTTGACGCTCGACTATTGA
- a CDS encoding alanine/glycine:cation symporter family protein, translating to MGESIIDTLSSLVWSPALVYLLLGAGLFFSVITRFVQVRLFGEMIRLLFHSKSSDTGISSFQALAVSLSGRVGTGNIAGVAAAIGFGGPGAVFWMWVVAFLGAATAYIESTLGQIYKEEDDGQYRGGPAYYIEKAMGQKWYAWIFAIVTIFSCGVLLPGVQSNAIGNAMDVAFGSGQTMNTFAGEFSVIKVVTGGVICALLGIIIFGGVKRIATVTQYVVPFMALAYIVTAIIIVALNVSQVPAILGMIVGDAFTPMAGLGAAIGWGVKRGVYSNEAGQGTGPHAAAASEVAHPAQQGLVQAFSVYIDTLLVCTATALMILITGAYNVHNPEGGFLVQNLSAGLAASSPAFTQFAVDSMFAGFGKPFIAVALFFFAFTTLLAYYYIAETNVAYIRRTLKIPGELLVLKIVLIGAVFYGTVRTADLAWALGDLGVGLMAWLNVVAILILFALSRPAVKALQDYEQQRRAGVSQYTFDPERLGIKNASFWADRQADSTD from the coding sequence ATTGGGGAGTCGATCATCGATACATTAAGCAGCCTCGTCTGGAGTCCAGCCCTCGTCTACCTGCTGCTTGGCGCAGGTTTGTTTTTTTCGGTCATCACGCGTTTCGTGCAGGTGAGATTGTTCGGCGAAATGATTCGCCTCCTGTTTCACAGCAAGAGTTCGGATACCGGTATTTCATCATTTCAAGCCCTGGCGGTATCTCTGTCAGGACGAGTAGGCACAGGCAACATTGCCGGTGTCGCGGCGGCGATCGGCTTTGGCGGGCCTGGGGCGGTTTTTTGGATGTGGGTGGTGGCGTTTTTAGGTGCCGCCACGGCCTATATCGAATCGACCTTGGGTCAAATCTATAAAGAAGAAGATGACGGGCAGTATCGTGGCGGTCCAGCCTACTACATTGAAAAAGCAATGGGCCAAAAGTGGTACGCGTGGATTTTCGCCATCGTGACCATCTTTTCGTGCGGCGTGTTGTTGCCCGGCGTGCAGTCTAATGCGATCGGCAATGCGATGGATGTTGCGTTTGGGTCGGGGCAAACCATGAATACGTTTGCGGGTGAATTCAGCGTTATCAAAGTCGTTACGGGCGGCGTTATTTGTGCGTTGTTGGGCATTATTATCTTTGGCGGCGTTAAGCGAATTGCCACGGTCACACAATACGTGGTGCCCTTTATGGCGCTGGCCTATATTGTAACGGCGATCATTATTGTGGCGCTGAACGTCAGTCAGGTGCCGGCCATTCTTGGTATGATTGTCGGCGATGCGTTTACACCGATGGCGGGTCTTGGGGCCGCCATCGGTTGGGGCGTGAAACGCGGTGTGTATTCGAATGAGGCCGGGCAGGGCACGGGACCACACGCCGCGGCGGCATCGGAAGTGGCGCATCCGGCGCAACAGGGCCTCGTTCAGGCCTTTTCGGTGTATATCGATACCTTGCTCGTCTGTACCGCAACTGCGCTGATGATTCTCATTACCGGCGCCTACAACGTGCATAACCCCGAAGGTGGGTTTTTAGTGCAAAACCTATCGGCCGGTTTGGCAGCAAGCAGTCCGGCGTTTACGCAGTTTGCTGTTGACAGCATGTTCGCAGGCTTTGGCAAACCATTTATTGCCGTCGCGTTGTTCTTCTTTGCGTTCACTACCTTATTGGCCTATTACTATATCGCCGAAACCAATGTGGCCTATATTCGCCGTACACTCAAAATTCCGGGTGAGTTACTGGTGCTCAAAATCGTACTCATCGGCGCAGTGTTCTACGGAACGGTGCGCACCGCCGATTTGGCCTGGGCGTTGGGCGACCTGGGTGTTGGACTGATGGCGTGGCTCAACGTGGTTGCCATTCTCATTCTGTTTGCGCTGAGTCGACCGGCCGTTAAGGCGCTCCAGGATTACGAACAACAGCGGCGTGCCGGCGTGAGTCAGTACACGTTCGACCCTGAGCGACTGGGCATCAAGAACGCCTCATTTTGGGCCGATAGACAGGCAGATTCGACGGATTGA
- a CDS encoding Yip1 family protein: MNDKNDQIVDSRNPYSAPEAELRDVPEMAATIDLTGLAPFRSILIRPRQTIREIIARDPELHVYLIAALSGIANFLDRASMRNAGDELPLWGILLTAFLFGPVSGLLGLWVSYHLIHFTGKWIGGAGSREDIRTAFAWASVPSILSLTVWFLMIAIVGHDMFTEATPTIDARLDIAIFVIVASLATVVFGIWWLVLLSNTIAEAQGFHSAWKGLGNLILTGLVILVVVVCIALLFGVFYSFGQ; the protein is encoded by the coding sequence ATGAATGACAAGAACGATCAAATAGTCGATAGCCGCAATCCCTACTCAGCTCCTGAGGCCGAGCTTCGTGATGTGCCGGAAATGGCCGCAACAATCGATTTGACTGGTCTTGCACCCTTTCGTTCGATACTGATCCGACCGCGCCAAACCATACGTGAGATTATTGCCAGGGATCCTGAGTTACACGTTTACCTTATCGCTGCACTCTCGGGTATTGCGAACTTTCTCGATCGAGCATCCATGCGCAATGCGGGCGACGAATTACCGCTTTGGGGCATACTCCTCACCGCCTTTCTTTTCGGTCCGGTTAGTGGGCTGTTAGGACTCTGGGTTAGCTATCATCTCATTCACTTTACCGGCAAGTGGATTGGTGGCGCTGGCAGTCGTGAAGACATACGAACGGCCTTCGCTTGGGCATCTGTACCGAGCATCCTGTCGCTAACTGTTTGGTTCCTCATGATAGCGATTGTTGGGCACGATATGTTCACCGAAGCCACTCCGACGATTGACGCTCGACTGGACATCGCGATTTTCGTCATTGTCGCGTCTCTCGCTACAGTTGTTTTCGGCATTTGGTGGCTTGTGCTGCTCAGCAATACAATTGCCGAAGCTCAAGGCTTTCATTCGGCATGGAAGGGTTTGGGCAACCTCATCCTAACCGGCCTAGTGATATTGGTCGTTGTCGTCTGTATTGCCCTGCTGTTTGGCGTCTTCTACTCCTTTGGCCAATAG
- a CDS encoding RDD family protein, with the protein MQNPYAATQSPVADRYRLMLDAGLWCRLTNFLVDVVFVLIASSAFVFIVMVVLWMELPHYTYFEVLDIVPFEWLFGLNLLLYYAVCERRFGVTVGKMMSGTRVVNEQGGSIDWRQSIIRTVCRLIPCECLSIFFSQNKRCWHDILSGTKVVTSHA; encoded by the coding sequence ATGCAGAATCCCTACGCCGCAACCCAGAGTCCTGTCGCTGATCGATACCGATTGATGCTCGATGCTGGACTCTGGTGCCGACTGACCAACTTTTTGGTCGACGTGGTCTTCGTTCTTATTGCCAGTTCCGCGTTCGTCTTTATTGTGATGGTCGTGCTGTGGATGGAGCTGCCGCACTATACGTATTTCGAAGTGCTCGATATTGTGCCATTCGAGTGGTTATTCGGTTTGAACTTGCTGCTTTATTACGCTGTTTGCGAACGTCGCTTTGGCGTAACAGTCGGAAAAATGATGAGTGGTACTCGCGTGGTCAATGAACAGGGTGGGTCGATTGATTGGCGTCAGAGCATCATTCGCACGGTCTGCCGATTGATTCCCTGTGAGTGTCTGTCCATTTTCTTTAGTCAGAATAAGCGTTGCTGGCACGATATCCTGTCAGGCACCAAGGTGGTGACATCACACGCCTGA